One region of Crateriforma spongiae genomic DNA includes:
- a CDS encoding succinate dehydrogenase cytochrome b558 subunit: MNTVFQPNSKNVSDAAVSEVSFFEKHEFAIRRIHSLLGLVPLGAYMCVHLTTNASLLNGVATFQRAVFLIHSLGSVLPLVEWGFIFLPLLFHAILGVWIIYTGKTNSSQYRFTANKRYTWQRWTGMIAFVFLMVHVLHLHGWFHAEPWLALMQPLGLAGFKPYNAASTLIMQMDGFIWPTFYLLGVLATIYHLANGIWTAGITWGLWISPQAQERATKLCVAFGLVLTVLGTGAWWAAVSPSVEEAKEARVIEDEMYEANLKGGLVYENDEKRIPADKVLGEPHDAASDDESEDSADAQAMLLP; this comes from the coding sequence ATGAATACAGTCTTTCAACCAAACAGCAAGAACGTGTCAGACGCAGCGGTCAGCGAAGTAAGCTTTTTCGAGAAACACGAGTTTGCGATCCGCCGGATCCATTCTCTGTTGGGATTGGTACCTCTGGGCGCGTACATGTGCGTCCACTTGACGACCAACGCCAGCCTGCTGAACGGCGTGGCAACGTTCCAACGGGCCGTGTTTTTGATTCACAGCCTGGGATCCGTGTTGCCGCTGGTGGAATGGGGATTCATTTTCTTGCCCCTGCTGTTCCACGCGATCCTTGGCGTTTGGATCATCTACACCGGCAAGACCAACAGCAGCCAATACCGGTTCACCGCCAACAAGCGTTACACGTGGCAACGCTGGACCGGGATGATCGCGTTCGTGTTCCTGATGGTTCACGTTCTGCACCTCCACGGCTGGTTCCACGCCGAACCGTGGTTGGCGTTGATGCAGCCGCTGGGGTTGGCCGGATTCAAACCGTACAACGCCGCCAGCACGTTGATCATGCAGATGGACGGGTTCATCTGGCCGACTTTCTACCTGCTGGGGGTCTTGGCCACGATCTACCACTTGGCCAACGGAATCTGGACGGCCGGAATCACCTGGGGCCTGTGGATTTCGCCTCAAGCCCAAGAACGTGCCACGAAACTATGTGTGGCCTTCGGACTGGTTTTGACGGTTCTTGGTACGGGTGCCTGGTGGGCCGCCGTTTCACCGTCGGTTGAAGAAGCCAAGGAAGCCCGCGTGATCGAAGACGAGATGTACGAGGCGAACTTGAAGGGCGGTCTGGTTTACGAAAACGACGAGAAACGCATTCCCGCCGACAAGGTCTTGGGCGAACCCCACGACGCGGCCTCGGACGACGAATCGGAAGATTCCGCCGACGCCCAAGCCATGTTGCTGCCCTGA
- the sdhA gene encoding succinate dehydrogenase flavoprotein subunit, with the protein MAEKRVAVVGGGLAGLASVMKLTELGVKVDLFSLTPVKRSHSVCAQGGINSCNDQTRQLGDSEWKHFDDTVYGGDFLNHQPPVKEMAMWAPKVIDLMDRLGVPFNRTGEGFIDRRRFGGTLYKRTAFAGATTGQQLLYALDEQVRRQEAEGMVRKYEFWDFLRPILDEQGNCRGIVAQDMVSMEIRSFPADAAVMATGGCGLVYGRSTMSVFCNGSAASRCFQAGAKYANGEFIQVHPTAIPGADKLRLMSESARGEGGRVWVPRKAQDPRAPQEIPDSDRYYFLEERYPEYGNLVPRDIATREIFDICVNEGLSVEDDRMCVYLDLTHIPAAELDRKLGGILEIYEKFQGVDPRVEPMKIFPAVHYSMGGLWADYVKSSDGGLEPGAPENHMTNIPGLYAIGECDYHYHGGNRLGANSLLSCIFTGLFTGPSIVNYIDSQPHDAVSQELLDSARQAEIDRHQHLLTGNEGSEENPYLIHQELGDLMTRVATVVRKNDQLTEALVKVDELHKRAMKVNLSDTGGWTNQNVLFAKALQDMFPLAKCILKGALQRDECRGAHYKPEFQKPPLTAEDPAERRRQAEAWCDEFEANNERYLKSTIATWNADTMQPDLTYEDVDTSSIPPRPRLYGLVGADIIEEVWQERAKAKAEAGQYATT; encoded by the coding sequence ATGGCAGAGAAACGAGTTGCCGTCGTCGGTGGCGGACTGGCCGGGTTGGCCAGCGTGATGAAATTGACCGAACTGGGTGTCAAAGTCGATTTGTTCAGCCTGACGCCGGTCAAGCGTTCCCACAGCGTGTGTGCCCAGGGCGGCATCAACAGCTGTAACGATCAGACGCGTCAGTTGGGCGACAGCGAGTGGAAACACTTCGACGATACGGTGTACGGCGGTGACTTTTTGAACCACCAGCCGCCCGTCAAAGAAATGGCAATGTGGGCGCCCAAGGTCATCGATCTGATGGACCGCTTGGGGGTTCCGTTCAACCGCACCGGCGAAGGCTTCATTGATCGGCGTCGATTCGGCGGAACGCTTTACAAACGCACCGCTTTCGCCGGCGCGACCACCGGCCAGCAACTGCTGTACGCCCTGGACGAACAGGTCCGGCGTCAGGAAGCCGAGGGCATGGTGCGGAAGTACGAGTTCTGGGATTTCCTGCGTCCGATTTTGGACGAACAAGGCAATTGCCGTGGGATCGTCGCCCAAGACATGGTGTCGATGGAAATCCGCAGCTTCCCCGCCGACGCGGCGGTGATGGCAACCGGCGGTTGCGGACTGGTTTATGGCCGCAGCACGATGAGCGTTTTCTGCAACGGCAGTGCCGCCAGCCGCTGTTTCCAAGCAGGTGCGAAATACGCCAATGGCGAATTCATTCAGGTCCACCCGACGGCGATCCCCGGTGCCGACAAGCTGCGTTTGATGAGCGAATCGGCCCGCGGCGAAGGCGGCCGCGTGTGGGTGCCGCGAAAAGCCCAAGACCCGCGTGCCCCGCAAGAAATCCCTGATTCGGATCGATATTACTTCCTGGAAGAGCGTTATCCGGAATATGGCAACTTGGTGCCACGTGACATCGCGACGCGTGAAATCTTTGACATCTGCGTCAACGAAGGACTCAGCGTCGAAGACGATCGGATGTGCGTCTACTTGGATTTGACCCACATTCCGGCCGCGGAATTGGATCGCAAGCTGGGCGGTATTCTGGAAATCTACGAAAAATTCCAGGGCGTCGACCCGCGGGTCGAACCCATGAAGATTTTCCCTGCTGTTCACTACAGCATGGGCGGATTGTGGGCCGATTACGTCAAGAGCAGCGATGGCGGTCTGGAACCGGGCGCCCCGGAAAACCACATGACCAACATTCCCGGTTTGTATGCGATCGGCGAATGCGATTACCACTATCACGGTGGAAATCGTCTGGGTGCCAATTCGTTACTTTCGTGCATCTTTACCGGTTTGTTTACTGGGCCGTCGATCGTCAACTACATCGATTCGCAGCCGCACGACGCGGTCTCCCAAGAACTGTTGGATTCTGCACGTCAGGCTGAAATCGATCGTCACCAACACTTGCTGACCGGAAACGAAGGCAGCGAGGAAAACCCATACCTGATTCACCAGGAACTGGGTGACCTGATGACGCGTGTGGCGACCGTGGTTCGCAAGAATGACCAGTTGACCGAAGCTTTGGTCAAGGTCGACGAACTGCACAAACGTGCGATGAAGGTCAACCTGTCAGACACCGGCGGATGGACCAACCAAAACGTGCTGTTCGCCAAAGCCCTGCAGGACATGTTCCCGCTGGCCAAATGCATCCTGAAGGGTGCACTGCAACGTGACGAATGCCGCGGTGCCCACTACAAACCTGAATTCCAAAAACCACCGCTGACCGCCGAAGACCCGGCCGAACGTCGCCGGCAAGCCGAAGCGTGGTGTGACGAATTCGAAGCCAACAACGAACGTTACTTGAAGAGTACGATCGCGACTTGGAACGCCGACACAATGCAACCCGACTTGACTTACGAAGACGTCGACACGTCATCGATCCCGCCGCGGCCTCGGCTGTACGGCTTGGTCGGTGCGGACATCATCGAAGAAGTCTGGCAGGAACGTGCCAAGGCGAAAGCCGAAGCGGGTCAGTACGCCACGACCTGA
- the sdhB gene encoding succinate dehydrogenase iron-sulfur subunit yields the protein MIAQEPTLKNRPEFINVRIKRQNGPGQEPYWELHKIKYEPEMNVISVLQRIAAQATTVDGKHVTPVTWDCGCLEEVCGACTMVVNGRVRQSCSALVDRLLSDNPDEIVLEPMSKFPVIRDLMVDRERLFRGLQRVKGWVPVDSYYDMGPGERQLRDTQEQNYPLSQCMSCGCCLEACPQFLKIEVPRKEGETDEQYEARKYAEYDKGFVGANAISQVMLFNNHPTGKALAKERLDALTGPGGIAACGNAQNCVAVCPKEIPLTTSIARAGRATTVHAIKKWFER from the coding sequence ATGATCGCCCAGGAACCGACGCTGAAAAATCGACCGGAATTCATCAACGTCCGTATCAAACGTCAAAACGGACCCGGGCAGGAACCGTACTGGGAACTGCACAAGATCAAGTACGAACCGGAAATGAACGTGATCAGCGTTCTGCAACGGATCGCCGCCCAGGCGACGACTGTTGACGGTAAACACGTCACCCCGGTGACATGGGACTGTGGATGCTTGGAAGAAGTCTGTGGCGCCTGCACGATGGTCGTCAACGGACGTGTCCGGCAAAGCTGTAGTGCCTTGGTCGATCGGTTGCTGTCCGATAACCCGGACGAAATCGTCTTGGAACCGATGTCCAAGTTCCCCGTCATTCGCGACCTGATGGTCGATCGGGAACGACTGTTCCGCGGGCTGCAACGCGTCAAAGGTTGGGTGCCGGTCGACAGCTATTACGACATGGGGCCGGGTGAACGCCAACTGCGCGACACCCAGGAACAGAACTATCCGCTCAGCCAGTGCATGAGCTGCGGATGTTGCCTGGAAGCATGCCCGCAGTTCTTGAAGATCGAAGTGCCACGCAAGGAAGGCGAAACCGACGAGCAGTACGAAGCACGCAAGTACGCCGAGTACGACAAGGGATTCGTCGGTGCGAATGCGATTTCACAGGTGATGTTGTTCAACAACCACCCGACCGGAAAAGCACTTGCCAAGGAACGCTTGGACGCATTGACCGGGCCGGGCGGTATCGCGGCTTGTGGAAACGCACAAAACTGCGTCGCGGTTTGTCCGAAAGAAATCCCGCTGACCACGTCGATCGCGCGTGCCGGACGTGCGACCACGGTCCACGCGATCAAGAAGTGGTTCGAGCGCTAA